The DNA sequence AAGCCGAGAATGATGCCCGGATCCTGGTTGAGGAGACCGTGGACGTCACCGCTGCCCCCCGCCGCCGCCGCGCCGGTGCGCGCCACCCGCTGTCCACCCTGCAGGACCGCGTGGCGGACATCTTCGTGGGAATGGGCTGGGAGATCGCGGAGGGCCCCGAGGTGGAATCCGAGTGGTTCAACTTCGACGCCCTGAACTTCAAGCCGGACCACCCGGCGCGCGAAATGCAGGACACCTTCTTCGTGGAGCCGCCCGAAGCCCACCTGCTAATGCGCACCCACACCTCCCCGGTGCAGGTCCGCTCCATGCTCGAGCGTGAGGTGCCCATCTACGTGCTGTGCCCGGGCAAGGTGTTCCGCACCGATGAGCTGGACGCCACCCACACCCCGGTGTTCCACCAGTTTGAGGGCCTTGCCATCGACAAGGGCCTGTCCATGGCGGACCTGCTGGGCACCCTGGAGCACTTCACCCGGCAAATGTTCGGCGAGGAGGCGAAGGTCCGCCTGCGCCCCAACTACTTCCCGTTCACCGAGCCCTCCGCCGAGCTGGACATCTTCCACCCCGGCGCCAAGGGCGGCCCGCGCTGGATCGAGTGGGGCGGCTGCGGCATGGTCA is a window from the Arthrobacter sp. NicSoilC5 genome containing:
- the pheS gene encoding phenylalanine--tRNA ligase subunit alpha, translating into MTETLPGAAIPNPTDEAAINAAVDQAITAIAGAATLDELKAVRLAHSGEKSPLSLANREIGRLPKDQKALAGKLMGASRGRVNKALADRTEVLEAENDARILVEETVDVTAAPRRRRAGARHPLSTLQDRVADIFVGMGWEIAEGPEVESEWFNFDALNFKPDHPAREMQDTFFVEPPEAHLLMRTHTSPVQVRSMLEREVPIYVLCPGKVFRTDELDATHTPVFHQFEGLAIDKGLSMADLLGTLEHFTRQMFGEEAKVRLRPNYFPFTEPSAELDIFHPGAKGGPRWIEWGGCGMVNPNVLRAAGIDPDVYSGFAFGMGIERALMFRNEVADMHDMIEGDVRFSEHFGMEI